From one Oligoflexus sp. genomic stretch:
- a CDS encoding cytochrome P450, whose product MRDMPQDKSLDSTVELLSDAYRFISKRCKQHQSRIFETRVMLQKAICMQGEEASRLFYEPDRFTRKGAMPPTVLKLLQDVGSVQTLDGEDHQQRKQMFLSMMKPDSLQKLSDIFAEQWLLQMEKWKDKDQILLLTEAQDILTRAVCIWAGVPMTEAQSKLRRVEFSSMISGAGSVGLRNWWGMFLRNQTERWGQKLISGIRETQKENAQASPLEAIAWHRDRQGELLDVDTATVELINILRPTVAVAWYVVFAAHALEVYPECRARLMQGDSQYLEAFAQEVRRFYPFFPMVAGKPTRDFEWQGYSFKEGALVLFDIYGTNHDADIWKDPEAFRPERFLENEINLFSLVAQGAGDVVKGHRCPGEWITVELLKRSAHLLTNTMIYDVPAQDLSLDFSRMPAIPRSKFIMSNIQGLTQPVSEEQGAVSFDGYPQRSDFAFPGSPPLREAMGGMMQ is encoded by the coding sequence ATGCGAGACATGCCACAGGACAAGAGCCTGGACAGCACCGTGGAGCTGCTCAGCGACGCCTATCGTTTCATTTCCAAACGCTGCAAGCAACACCAGAGCAGGATCTTTGAAACCCGCGTGATGCTGCAGAAAGCCATCTGCATGCAGGGTGAAGAAGCGAGCCGCCTATTTTATGAACCCGATCGTTTCACTCGCAAAGGCGCGATGCCGCCCACCGTTCTGAAACTTCTGCAGGACGTCGGCAGCGTGCAGACTTTGGATGGCGAGGATCACCAGCAGAGAAAGCAGATGTTCCTTTCCATGATGAAGCCGGATAGTCTGCAAAAACTCTCCGATATCTTTGCCGAGCAGTGGCTGCTCCAGATGGAGAAGTGGAAGGATAAGGATCAGATTCTTCTTCTGACCGAAGCCCAGGATATCCTCACCCGCGCGGTCTGCATTTGGGCTGGCGTGCCGATGACCGAAGCCCAGTCGAAATTAAGACGCGTGGAATTTTCATCGATGATCAGCGGGGCGGGATCGGTGGGCCTGCGCAACTGGTGGGGCATGTTCCTGCGCAATCAAACCGAGCGCTGGGGACAAAAGCTTATCAGCGGCATTCGTGAGACTCAGAAGGAAAATGCCCAGGCCTCACCTCTTGAGGCCATTGCCTGGCACCGCGATCGCCAGGGTGAGTTGCTGGATGTCGACACCGCAACGGTCGAACTCATCAATATCCTGAGGCCCACGGTGGCCGTGGCCTGGTATGTGGTGTTCGCAGCCCATGCACTGGAGGTTTACCCGGAATGCCGGGCTCGTCTAATGCAGGGAGACAGCCAGTATTTGGAAGCATTCGCCCAGGAAGTTCGGCGTTTCTATCCGTTTTTTCCCATGGTCGCTGGCAAACCCACCCGCGATTTCGAATGGCAGGGCTATTCTTTCAAGGAAGGCGCTTTGGTTCTGTTTGATATCTATGGCACCAATCATGATGCCGACATCTGGAAAGACCCCGAGGCCTTCCGCCCGGAACGCTTTTTGGAAAACGAGATCAATCTTTTCAGCCTCGTGGCCCAAGGCGCAGGGGATGTCGTGAAAGGCCACCGCTGCCCCGGTGAGTGGATCACGGTTGAACTTTTAAAGCGATCGGCGCATCTTCTGACCAATACCATGATCTATGACGTGCCGGCGCAGGATCTGAGTCTTGATTTTTCCCGCATGCCAGCCATTCCTCGCAGCAAATTCATCATGAGCAACATCCAAGGCCTCACTCAGCCTGTGAGTGAAGAGCAGGGCGCTGTCTCGTTTGATGGCTATCCGCAGCGTTCTGATTTCGCGTTTCCGGGGTCGCCGCCTCTGCGCGAAGCGATGGGCGGCATGATGCAATAA
- a CDS encoding TonB-dependent receptor domain-containing protein, giving the protein MPSSWPRACLCPRRLIRNHFQKWTWLEQEWNYGYGSLEWNFAPEWKLFVQGLYGIRRRPILSSGTGLIRSEDGDMLLRPTYFAEGTRYKPVFGGNVFLSHTLTSGPWTHHLTLASLENGFTFITAEGEALAPIPSNLYQPIYTERPALNVTGRGRSSEVHASTQALSDDIQLNDEWSLLLGIKDSLLRSDSYNVSSGEKTLHRKDEGTTPFGAVSYQMSPRTLTYLSYAEGLERGGVAPATAANTNEIMPPVRNHQVELGLKSNEISGLFLTAALFEIRRGLEYLDAETNVYLQNGLQRNRGLELNASGLIEDRLTLQVGLLLLDAKIVRVETLRNKNAPGAPSLTLPLTLDYQWNDNWNVSGSLYHFGKQSVDAANTRELKPWTRVDAGLKYSMRVGERPLFVQALVKNIGQPRTWVSAAGGQLVLGPPEIWKLALQTGI; this is encoded by the coding sequence ATGCCTTCGTCCTGGCCTCGGGCGTGCCTGTGCCCAAGGCGCCTCATCCGCAATCATTTTCAAAAATGGACCTGGCTGGAGCAGGAATGGAATTACGGCTACGGGTCGCTTGAATGGAACTTCGCACCCGAATGGAAGCTCTTCGTGCAGGGGCTTTACGGAATCAGGCGCCGCCCTATCCTGTCCTCGGGCACGGGACTTATTCGCAGCGAAGATGGCGACATGCTCCTGCGTCCCACTTATTTCGCGGAAGGCACACGCTACAAACCTGTATTCGGCGGAAATGTTTTTCTGAGCCACACGCTCACGAGCGGCCCCTGGACTCATCATCTGACACTGGCCTCCCTTGAGAATGGTTTTACCTTCATAACGGCTGAAGGCGAGGCCTTGGCACCGATTCCTTCGAATCTTTACCAACCGATCTATACCGAGCGTCCGGCGCTGAATGTAACCGGCCGGGGCCGCAGCAGCGAGGTCCATGCCAGCACCCAGGCCTTGAGTGATGATATTCAGCTGAACGATGAGTGGAGTCTTCTACTGGGCATCAAAGACAGTCTTCTCCGTTCCGACAGTTATAACGTGAGCAGCGGAGAGAAGACCCTGCATCGGAAAGATGAGGGCACCACACCTTTTGGAGCTGTCAGCTATCAAATGAGTCCACGGACGCTGACCTATCTCTCCTATGCCGAGGGTCTGGAGCGCGGAGGCGTAGCCCCCGCCACGGCCGCCAACACGAATGAAATCATGCCGCCGGTTCGCAATCATCAGGTGGAACTGGGCCTGAAATCAAACGAGATATCGGGCCTCTTCCTCACGGCTGCCCTTTTTGAAATTCGTCGCGGCCTTGAATATCTGGACGCCGAAACCAACGTCTATCTCCAGAATGGACTGCAGCGCAACCGGGGCCTTGAACTCAATGCCAGCGGTCTCATCGAGGACCGACTCACGCTCCAGGTCGGCCTGCTGCTTTTGGATGCAAAGATAGTGCGTGTGGAGACGCTCCGGAATAAGAATGCGCCCGGTGCGCCGAGCCTGACCTTGCCCCTGACCCTTGATTATCAGTGGAACGATAATTGGAATGTCTCGGGTTCTCTCTATCATTTCGGCAAACAATCCGTCGATGCTGCGAACACGCGCGAACTGAAACCCTGGACGCGGGTCGATGCGGGGCTGAAATATTCGATGCGCGTCGGGGAACGTCCACTTTTCGTGCAGGCTCTGGTGAAAAACATCGGCCAGCCGCGCACCTGGGTCTCTGCAGCCGGCGGCCAGCTTGTCCTTGGGCCTCCAGAAATTTGGAAGCTGGCTCTGCAGACCGGGATTTAA
- a CDS encoding TonB-dependent receptor plug domain-containing protein codes for MKIGSILIPIIAWAPLAKGESASETGDETVVVSGKRTAVDTFNGVLGSRPLTETPFSIQVFDSDRMGSDVTVNQVLRRDPALTNVATAGGFSAFNLSFRGFHSGADAISFYGMGPGALFSGSLGQLYSVDRLEVIKGPSAGLGSFSPNAAVGGAVNIVPKLPFQDNRSTLTLGGRELGIVSGHLDLNRSLGDRTAVRLNLASERGRTFYEGRDERDVIALSLRHKLSDSAELVLGYDQMRVRSEGYQNAFVLASGVPVPKAPHPQSFSKMDLAGAGMELRLRVA; via the coding sequence ATGAAAATAGGCAGCATTCTCATTCCCATCATCGCATGGGCTCCCTTGGCCAAGGGGGAGTCGGCATCCGAAACAGGTGATGAAACCGTCGTGGTCAGCGGAAAGCGTACGGCCGTCGATACGTTTAACGGTGTTCTGGGGTCAAGACCGCTGACCGAAACCCCCTTCTCCATCCAGGTCTTTGACAGCGACCGCATGGGGTCCGACGTCACAGTCAATCAGGTTCTGCGGCGTGATCCTGCGCTGACCAATGTTGCGACGGCCGGTGGATTTTCGGCCTTCAATCTCAGCTTCCGCGGCTTCCATTCAGGCGCGGATGCGATCAGTTTTTATGGAATGGGACCTGGGGCTCTTTTTTCCGGCTCACTTGGGCAGCTCTATAGCGTGGATCGTCTGGAGGTGATCAAAGGTCCTTCGGCCGGACTCGGAAGTTTTTCTCCGAATGCCGCCGTGGGCGGCGCTGTCAACATCGTGCCGAAGCTACCTTTTCAGGATAATCGCAGCACTCTCACACTCGGTGGGCGCGAACTCGGTATCGTGAGTGGGCACCTTGATTTGAATCGGAGTCTAGGTGATCGAACGGCCGTTCGTCTGAATTTGGCTTCGGAAAGAGGCCGAACTTTTTACGAAGGACGCGATGAGCGGGACGTCATTGCCCTATCTTTAAGGCATAAACTCAGCGACAGTGCGGAACTGGTGCTGGGTTATGACCAGATGCGGGTGCGGAGCGAGGGCTATCAGAATGCCTTCGTCCTGGCCTCGGGCGTGCCTGTGCCCAAGGCGCCTCATCCGCAATCATTTTCAAAAATGGACCTGGCTGGAGCAGGAATGGAATTACGGCTACGGGTCGCTTGA